The Pecten maximus chromosome 11, xPecMax1.1, whole genome shotgun sequence genome has a segment encoding these proteins:
- the LOC117338152 gene encoding toll-like receptor 6, giving the protein MDIRYQIAALPCDGRRIEGLIHLTEFDMSGMDCSFPHPKMFTNMLNLTKLTARGCNLGNSRRFYTNALFKGLNHLSNIDISSNKIIQLNSSTFADQSDSLKMLLLDSNLIENCPIQSLEQLKVLELLDIRNNLIASLTYSEFTLLENYPSASENFKVKLAGNPFVCDCSSMDFLSWISTTQVIYDKDDLVCINNNMKVVELLKTFQDFRIDCTSQFWLIFAVSLAVIFLVLGIVFRLAWRYSVNLRFWCRHQVEHETFPYDIFISYCREDCKWIRKPFTTWLEQHNIRYSAEDKTFDTGLDMCDNIMGAIDDSYQTVFVVSCKFLEYEWQTFAMKVASRYSFRKGRERMNIIILLDDMKRSEFPKLIRENWDIIRPLQWPDEHNTDKTRLCTARKLFWVKLLKRIRKGNKRLASSLNSESTV; this is encoded by the coding sequence ATGGACATAAGGTACCAAATAGCTGCACTTCCATGCGATGGTCGTCGAATTGAAGGTTTAATTCACCTAACAGAATTTGATATGTCAGGAATGGATTGTTCATTTCCACATCCTAAGATGTTCACAAACATGTTGAATCTTACGAAACTAACGGCGAGAGGGTGCAACCTAGGGAATAGCAGACGGTTTTATACAAATGCTCTATTTAAAGGCTTGAATCATCTTTCTAATATCGATATATcgtcaaacaaaataatacaacTAAACTCCAGTACATTTGCCGATCAGTCGGATTCATTGAAAATGCTACTGCTTGATAGCAATTTAATCGAAAATTGTCCGATTCAAAGTTTGGAACAACTGAAGGTATTAGAATTGCTCGATATCAGAAATAACCTTATTGCTTCTTTAACCTATTCCGAATTTACACTTCTTGAAAATTATCCATCGGCGTCAGAGAATTTTAAAGTTAAACTTGCTGGAAATCCATTCGTGTGTGATTGTAGCAGCATGGACTTCCTTTCTTGGATATCTACGACACAGGTTATATATGACAAAGATGATCTCGTATGTATAAATAACAACATGAAAGTTGTCGAGTTACTTAAaacatttcaagattttagaATTGACTGTACATCTCAGTTTTGGCTGATCTTTGCAGTCAGCCTCGCAGTGATTTTCCTCGTGTTGGGAATTGTATTCCGATTGGCTTGGCGATACAGCGTGAATTTACGCTTTTGGTGCCGACATCAAGTAGAACACGAGACGTTTCCATATGATATATTCATTTCATACTGCAGAGAAGATTGCAAATGGATACGGAAACCATTTACTACATGGCTTGAACAACACAATATCAGATATAGTGCTGAAGATAAAACTTTTGATACGGGACTAGACATGTGTGATAATATTATGGGTGCAATTGATGATTCGTATCAAACTGTATTTGTAGTAAGCTGTAAATTCCTTGAATACGAATGGCAAACATTCGCTATGAAGGTAGCAAGCAGATACTCATTTCGTAAAGGAAGAGAACGCATGAATATCATTAtcctattagatgatatgaagCGGAGCGAATTTCCAAAACTCATCCGAGAAAACTGGGACATCATACGTCCTTTACAATGGCCAGATGAGCataacactgataaaacaaGACTCTGTACAGCAAGGAAGCTATTCTGGGTAAAGTTATTGAAACGAATTCGGAAAGGAAATAAAAGACTAGCTTCATCCCTTAATTCTGAATCAACGGTATAG